One window of the Streptomyces sp. NBC_00259 genome contains the following:
- a CDS encoding DUF397 domain-containing protein, which yields MAIHQGATDTWTKSSYSGGNGACVEVKSPVVQAIAVRDSKAPEGPSITFVPESWTAFVHGVTKGSL from the coding sequence ATGGCTATTCACCAGGGCGCCACGGACACTTGGACCAAATCCTCGTACTCCGGCGGAAACGGCGCGTGCGTCGAGGTCAAGTCCCCTGTTGTGCAGGCGATCGCCGTGCGGGACTCCAAGGCCCCTGAGGGCCCCTCCATCACTTTCGTCCCCGAGTCGTGGACCGCGTTCGTACACGGCGTGACCAAGGGCTCCCTCTAG
- a CDS encoding SDR family oxidoreductase, translating into MLLQGKTVIVSGVGAGLGHQIAATVVRDGGNAVLGARTEANLAKAATEIDPEGAHTDHRPTDITDETQCEALAALAVERFGRIDAVVHVAAWDSYFGGLEDADFSTWQQVLDVNLLGTLRMTRACLPALKERGGSVVIIGTQSSVAAPSQVRQAAYAASKGALTSAMYSLARELGPHRIRVNTVLPGWMWGPPVQAYVQFTAHTEGVPEPEVLARLTERMALPDLATDADVAEAAVFLASDRARSITGQSLLVNAGELMR; encoded by the coding sequence ATGCTGCTGCAGGGGAAGACCGTCATCGTGTCCGGCGTCGGCGCCGGACTCGGACACCAGATCGCCGCGACCGTCGTCCGCGACGGGGGCAACGCCGTCCTCGGCGCCCGCACCGAGGCGAATCTCGCCAAGGCCGCCACCGAGATCGACCCCGAGGGCGCGCACACCGACCACCGCCCCACCGACATCACCGACGAGACGCAGTGCGAGGCGCTCGCGGCCCTCGCCGTGGAGCGCTTCGGCCGGATCGACGCGGTCGTCCATGTCGCCGCCTGGGACAGCTACTTCGGCGGCCTGGAGGACGCCGACTTCTCGACCTGGCAGCAGGTCCTCGACGTCAACCTGCTGGGCACACTGCGCATGACCCGCGCCTGCCTGCCGGCCCTCAAGGAGCGCGGCGGCTCGGTCGTCATCATCGGCACCCAGTCCTCGGTCGCCGCACCCTCCCAGGTCCGCCAGGCGGCCTACGCGGCCTCGAAGGGCGCGCTCACCTCGGCCATGTACTCCCTGGCCCGCGAGCTCGGCCCGCACCGCATCCGGGTCAACACGGTCCTGCCCGGCTGGATGTGGGGCCCGCCGGTCCAGGCGTACGTACAGTTCACCGCCCACACCGAGGGCGTCCCGGAGCCCGAGGTCCTCGCCCGGCTGACCGAACGGATGGCCCTCCCGGACCTCGCGACGGACGCGGACGTCGCGGAGGCCGCCGTCTTCCTCGCCTCCGACCGCGCCCGCTCGATCACGGGCCAGTCCCTCCTGGTCAACGCCGGCGAACTGATGCGCTGA
- a CDS encoding sodium:solute symporter family protein, whose protein sequence is MNSLDWTVLIGYFGVMVAIGIWSHKRVDNVSDFFTAGGKMPWWLSGISHHMSGYSAVMFTGYAAIAYTYGVTSYVTWSFPIAIGIAIGSRLFAPRLNRVRSRLHVASPLEYLKGRYNLPTQQALAWSGVLLKIVDVGAKWAAIATLLSVFTGVSLNMGILITGAVTAVYCTVGGLWADALTELGQFIIQLLAGIAMLVAVMAELGGFNSLWNVWDEPVLQGHTEPLAGPYMMVFLIAYLFIKTFEYSGGMWNQAQRYMATDSAESAERSGRLSALLWLIWPLVLFFPMWVAPVILQNEKNVVPADSYAIMAEQLLPHGLLGLVVVGFFSHTMAMCSSDANAIAAVVTRDIMPAVSRKVREWDTRAGLLAARWSTLLFLGLSMAIATQVNSAFFGDIITVVIKWVAGLMGPIAIPLMLGLLPWFRKCGPTAALLSWGVGLITFWLVNYPISWQVEGGVPLQYQVSIPLAVSLVLFILVGYIKPEDTPERDGILAQLNPGGGGGLATAAVPGPTPAGDTVGDTTARSAAKE, encoded by the coding sequence ATGAACAGTCTCGACTGGACCGTGCTCATCGGCTACTTCGGCGTGATGGTCGCCATCGGCATCTGGTCCCACAAGCGTGTGGACAACGTCAGCGACTTCTTCACCGCCGGCGGCAAGATGCCATGGTGGCTGTCGGGCATCTCCCACCACATGTCCGGCTACAGCGCGGTCATGTTCACGGGGTACGCGGCCATCGCCTACACCTACGGCGTGACGTCCTACGTGACCTGGTCCTTCCCCATCGCCATCGGCATCGCCATCGGGTCGCGGCTGTTCGCTCCACGCCTGAACCGGGTCCGCTCACGCCTGCACGTCGCCTCGCCGCTCGAATACCTCAAGGGGCGCTACAACCTGCCCACCCAACAGGCCCTCGCCTGGTCCGGCGTCCTTCTGAAGATCGTGGACGTCGGCGCCAAGTGGGCGGCCATCGCCACCCTGCTGTCCGTCTTCACAGGCGTCTCGCTCAACATGGGCATCCTGATCACGGGCGCGGTCACCGCCGTGTACTGCACCGTGGGTGGTCTGTGGGCGGACGCCCTGACGGAACTGGGCCAGTTCATCATCCAGCTCCTCGCCGGCATCGCGATGCTGGTGGCCGTCATGGCCGAACTGGGCGGCTTCAACAGCCTCTGGAACGTGTGGGACGAGCCGGTGCTGCAGGGCCACACCGAGCCGCTGGCAGGCCCGTACATGATGGTCTTCTTGATCGCCTACCTGTTCATCAAGACGTTCGAGTACTCGGGCGGCATGTGGAACCAGGCACAGCGCTACATGGCCACCGACTCCGCCGAGTCCGCCGAGCGTTCGGGCCGGTTGTCCGCCCTGCTCTGGCTGATCTGGCCGCTGGTGCTGTTCTTCCCCATGTGGGTGGCGCCCGTGATCCTGCAGAACGAGAAGAACGTCGTGCCGGCCGACTCGTACGCCATCATGGCCGAACAGCTCCTGCCGCACGGGCTGCTGGGCCTGGTCGTCGTGGGCTTCTTCTCCCACACGATGGCGATGTGCTCCTCGGACGCCAACGCCATCGCGGCGGTCGTCACCCGCGACATCATGCCCGCCGTCTCCCGCAAGGTCCGCGAGTGGGACACGCGTGCCGGACTGCTCGCCGCCCGCTGGTCGACGCTCCTCTTCCTCGGCCTGTCCATGGCCATCGCGACGCAGGTCAACTCGGCGTTCTTCGGCGACATCATCACCGTCGTCATCAAGTGGGTCGCGGGTCTGATGGGCCCGATCGCCATCCCGCTGATGCTCGGCCTGCTGCCCTGGTTCCGTAAGTGCGGCCCGACGGCGGCGCTGCTCAGCTGGGGCGTCGGTCTGATCACGTTCTGGCTGGTGAACTACCCGATCAGCTGGCAGGTCGAGGGCGGTGTGCCCCTGCAGTACCAGGTCTCGATCCCGCTCGCGGTCTCGCTGGTGCTCTTCATCCTCGTCGGCTACATCAAGCCGGAGGACACCCCGGAGCGCGACGGGATCCTCGCGCAGCTCAACCCTGGTGGCGGCGGCGGGCTGGCCACGGCGGCCGTCCCTGGGCCCACCCCGGCCGGGGACACGGTGGGTGACACGACGGCGCGGTCGGCGGCCAAGGAGTAG
- a CDS encoding ADP-ribosylglycohydrolase family protein, which produces MTTAATAVWGRAEQQDFRARVRGCLLGGAIGDALGAGVAELTVDDIRAAHGPDGVADFVPAYGRRGAVTAATQLTLFTVDGLIRAQVRRDTGAWHPPTDVHRAHLRWAATQRDWGPDERRKDNGWLAREEWLYARRDPAPACLTGLGDESLGTLDKPKNPTARDSGALVRSAPFGLLVGWEPQLVCQLAVECAAQTHGHPTAYLSAGAFAVIVHGLARGETVDGSVQRALSLLTPRPGHQPVTDALKQALGAVRQGIPSPARIAALGNPENAEDALAVAVYCTLVSEDIRHGLRLAVNHDGPSHTTATLCGALLGALHGETALPPAWLAELEGRATVLELADDFAMEMTQGPALHGPSVSAQGWLHRYPRG; this is translated from the coding sequence GTGACGACAGCAGCCACAGCAGTCTGGGGCCGTGCCGAACAGCAGGACTTCCGCGCCCGGGTACGCGGCTGTCTGCTGGGCGGGGCCATCGGTGACGCGCTGGGCGCCGGTGTCGCCGAGCTGACGGTCGACGACATACGGGCCGCCCACGGCCCCGACGGTGTCGCCGACTTCGTCCCCGCGTACGGCAGGCGCGGCGCCGTCACCGCCGCCACCCAGCTGACCCTCTTCACCGTCGACGGCCTCATACGCGCCCAGGTCCGCCGCGACACCGGCGCCTGGCACCCGCCCACCGACGTGCACCGCGCCCATCTGCGCTGGGCCGCCACCCAGCGCGACTGGGGGCCCGACGAGCGCCGCAAGGACAACGGCTGGCTCGCCCGCGAGGAGTGGCTCTACGCCCGCCGCGACCCGGCTCCCGCCTGTCTCACCGGGCTCGGTGACGAAAGCCTCGGCACGCTCGACAAGCCCAAGAACCCGACCGCGCGCGACTCCGGAGCCCTGGTGCGCTCCGCGCCGTTCGGCCTGCTCGTGGGCTGGGAGCCGCAGCTGGTCTGCCAGCTCGCCGTGGAGTGCGCGGCGCAGACCCACGGCCACCCCACCGCGTATCTCTCGGCCGGGGCCTTCGCCGTCATCGTGCACGGGCTGGCCCGCGGCGAGACCGTCGACGGCTCGGTCCAGCGCGCCCTCTCGCTCCTCACGCCCAGGCCGGGCCACCAGCCCGTGACCGACGCGCTCAAGCAGGCCCTCGGCGCCGTACGCCAGGGCATTCCGAGCCCGGCCAGGATCGCCGCCCTCGGCAACCCGGAGAACGCCGAGGACGCCCTCGCCGTCGCCGTCTACTGCACCCTCGTCAGCGAGGACATCCGCCACGGCCTCCGCCTCGCCGTCAACCACGACGGCCCCTCCCACACCACCGCCACCCTCTGCGGCGCCCTCCTCGGCGCCCTCCACGGCGAGACCGCCCTGCCCCCCGCCTGGCTGGCGGAGCTGGAGGGCCGCGCCACGGTCCTCGAACTCGCCGACGACTTCGCCATGGAGATGACCCAGGGCCCCGCCCTCCACGGCCCGTCGGTCTCCGCCCAGGGCTGGCTGCACCGCTACCCGCGCGGCTGA
- a CDS encoding tetratricopeptide repeat protein, which yields MQELIRRRRRAGFVGRRDELAVFRDNFDVPPEDERHRFLFHIHGDAGVGKSSLVQELLQLAEERSAVTATVDDSVSSVPEAMAAISEQFGRQGRPLKALDRMLATYRQRRHEAESASAALIGQQESPAGPEGGALPAPLNPLSPPMPTPSSMIVAQAGLIGLGMLPAIGAFAGAADPAQIARGTDRLRAALSARFGKQEDVQLVLDPLQVLTPVLVSELERVATDTAPWIALFFDTYERTGPFLDTWLRDLMTSDRYGALPAHVVITLAGQGRLDPRCWADCADFVCDLPLAPFTESEARTLLTAKGVVDERVVQDVLRLSGRLPVLVSTLAENPPTDPDDAADPSVTAVEGFLRGEHDEVRRAAALACALPRRLDEDVFRVAVDEEGFRAVVDTDAAGLFGRLRALPFVSERGGRVQYHDVVRAPMLRLQRISSPQRWRERHTRLAEAFAGWRERAAEGQDPDELWAYEPWRELRLAETYHRLCAGPAPALPQALRDGIDACDEGAAAVRRWARTLAEAGEDSDAEVLRRWGQDCLEALTDERHEGQERHGRSDQSDQSTQSDQSDQSDQGDQGDQGGTIRVLGILLARGRLTPEARATALVVRGRDHRDADEFEAALADFTEALTLAPELARAHYGLGVTLARTGDVEGALTALDEAERLSPDTAWIIGERGETKRQFGRYEAALADLDRAVALDPSDAWALASRGQAKNQLGRYQEALADLDRAIELDQEYTWALIRRAGVRRALGDVEAALADLDRADRVSPDHAWIHGERGEILRLADRHDEALPAFDRAIAIRPDYDWAYASRGMSLHELGRHEEALADLDRAIELDQEYTWALIRRAGVRRALGDVDAALADLERARTIEPDNAWLLFQQGETLTLADRHDEAVTAFDRAIAIRPDYGRAYASRGMSLRELGRHEEALADLDRVVELDESDVWALVLRAVVRRGATGDTAGALADLERARTIEPDHAWLLSQYAETLRLIGRTAEAVSAFDRAVALAPDDGWAVGSRGQTHHALGQYDEAIADLDMAVRLLPETAWVLAERGEVHATVEQFEAAYRDLDRAIELDPQYRWALASRAHLHLSTGRPLRALADLDRCLALGHDPARTHVRRASVLLSLGRMPDALAALDTAEEAGADSTRALASRTEALRRSGRYDEARAVARRLLETEPCEGSFHLAMELALREGLESAAPLFRDAERLLLTDEEPPGPASPPSRTQAGELAVTACALGDWARADRLLDLFLATGSVYDELADAAAYLTELARCPRADTTRLAERLQRVTEVRDALKPDDDIADDIADDMADDIADEPS from the coding sequence ATGCAGGAGCTGATCCGGCGCCGCAGACGCGCCGGATTCGTGGGTCGTCGGGATGAACTCGCGGTGTTCCGGGACAACTTCGACGTACCGCCGGAGGACGAGCGGCACCGGTTCCTGTTCCACATCCACGGTGACGCCGGGGTCGGCAAGAGCTCCCTCGTGCAGGAGCTGCTGCAGCTCGCGGAGGAACGCTCCGCCGTCACCGCGACCGTCGACGACTCCGTGAGCAGCGTCCCCGAGGCCATGGCCGCCATCAGCGAGCAGTTCGGCAGACAGGGCCGTCCGCTGAAGGCCCTGGACCGGATGCTGGCGACGTACCGACAGCGGCGGCACGAAGCGGAATCGGCGTCCGCCGCGCTGATCGGGCAGCAGGAATCGCCCGCCGGGCCCGAGGGCGGCGCCCTCCCGGCGCCCCTGAACCCGCTGTCCCCGCCGATGCCGACGCCGAGCAGCATGATCGTGGCCCAGGCCGGACTCATCGGCCTCGGCATGCTGCCTGCCATCGGCGCCTTCGCGGGAGCCGCCGACCCGGCGCAGATCGCCCGGGGAACGGACCGGCTGCGGGCAGCGCTCAGCGCGCGGTTCGGCAAACAGGAGGACGTCCAGCTGGTCCTCGATCCGCTCCAGGTCCTCACCCCCGTGCTGGTCTCCGAGCTGGAGAGGGTCGCCACGGACACCGCGCCCTGGATCGCGCTGTTCTTCGACACGTACGAGCGCACCGGTCCCTTCCTGGACACCTGGCTGCGCGATCTGATGACGAGCGACCGGTACGGCGCACTCCCCGCACATGTGGTGATCACCCTGGCCGGGCAGGGACGGCTCGACCCGCGCTGCTGGGCGGACTGCGCCGACTTCGTCTGCGACCTGCCGCTCGCCCCCTTCACCGAGTCCGAGGCGCGCACGCTCCTCACCGCGAAGGGCGTGGTGGACGAACGCGTCGTACAGGACGTGCTGAGGCTCTCGGGCCGGCTGCCCGTGCTGGTCAGCACCCTGGCCGAGAATCCGCCCACCGACCCGGACGACGCGGCCGACCCGAGCGTCACCGCCGTGGAGGGCTTCCTCAGGGGCGAGCACGACGAGGTGCGCCGGGCGGCCGCGCTGGCCTGCGCCCTGCCGCGACGGCTCGACGAGGACGTGTTCCGGGTGGCGGTCGACGAGGAGGGGTTCCGCGCCGTGGTCGACACCGACGCGGCCGGGCTGTTCGGCCGGCTGCGGGCGCTGCCGTTCGTCAGCGAACGCGGCGGCCGGGTCCAGTACCACGACGTCGTACGCGCCCCCATGCTGCGACTCCAGCGCATCAGTTCACCGCAGCGCTGGCGGGAGCGGCACACCCGCCTCGCGGAGGCCTTCGCGGGATGGCGTGAGCGGGCCGCCGAGGGCCAGGACCCCGACGAGCTGTGGGCGTACGAGCCCTGGCGCGAACTCCGCCTCGCCGAGACGTACCACCGGCTGTGCGCCGGTCCCGCGCCCGCACTGCCGCAGGCGCTCCGTGACGGCATCGACGCCTGCGACGAGGGCGCGGCCGCGGTGCGCCGCTGGGCGCGGACGCTCGCCGAGGCGGGGGAGGACTCCGATGCGGAGGTCCTCCGCCGCTGGGGGCAGGACTGCCTGGAGGCGCTGACCGACGAACGGCACGAAGGGCAGGAACGCCACGGACGGTCGGACCAGTCCGACCAGTCCACCCAGTCCGACCAGTCCGACCAGTCCGACCAGGGCGATCAGGGCGATCAGGGCGGCACGATACGCGTGCTCGGGATCCTCCTCGCCCGGGGACGGCTGACCCCCGAAGCACGAGCCACCGCGCTCGTCGTCCGCGGCCGTGACCACCGGGATGCCGACGAGTTCGAGGCGGCACTGGCCGACTTCACCGAGGCGCTCACTCTGGCCCCCGAACTGGCCAGGGCCCACTACGGTCTGGGCGTCACCCTGGCCAGGACCGGGGACGTCGAGGGAGCGCTGACAGCGCTGGACGAGGCCGAGCGGCTGTCACCCGACACCGCCTGGATCATCGGCGAACGCGGGGAGACCAAACGGCAGTTCGGCCGCTACGAGGCGGCGCTCGCCGATCTGGACCGGGCGGTCGCCCTCGATCCCTCCGACGCATGGGCACTGGCCTCACGCGGCCAGGCCAAGAACCAGCTCGGCCGGTACCAGGAGGCGCTGGCGGATCTGGACCGGGCGATCGAACTGGACCAGGAGTACACCTGGGCGTTGATCCGCCGCGCCGGCGTCCGCCGGGCCCTGGGCGACGTCGAGGCGGCACTGGCCGACCTGGACCGGGCGGACCGCGTCTCGCCGGACCACGCGTGGATCCACGGGGAGCGCGGGGAGATCCTGCGGCTCGCCGACCGGCACGACGAGGCCCTCCCGGCGTTCGACCGGGCCATCGCGATCAGGCCCGACTACGACTGGGCGTACGCGAGCCGCGGCATGTCACTGCACGAGCTGGGTCGGCACGAGGAGGCGCTGGCGGATCTGGACCGGGCGATCGAACTGGACCAGGAGTACACCTGGGCGTTGATCCGCCGCGCCGGCGTCCGCCGGGCCCTGGGCGACGTCGACGCGGCGCTCGCCGACCTGGAACGGGCGCGGACGATCGAGCCGGACAACGCCTGGCTGCTCTTCCAGCAGGGCGAGACCCTCACGCTCGCCGACCGGCACGACGAGGCCGTCACCGCGTTCGACCGGGCCATCGCGATCAGGCCCGACTACGGCAGGGCGTATGCGAGCCGCGGCATGTCGCTGCGCGAGCTGGGCCGGCACGAGGAGGCGCTGGCGGATCTGGACCGGGTGGTGGAGCTGGACGAGTCCGATGTCTGGGCGCTGGTCCTCCGCGCCGTGGTACGCCGGGGGGCCACCGGGGACACCGCGGGGGCACTGGCCGACCTGGAACGGGCGCGGACGATCGAACCGGACCACGCGTGGCTGCTCTCCCAGTACGCGGAGACCCTCCGGCTGATCGGCAGGACGGCCGAGGCCGTCAGCGCGTTCGACCGGGCGGTCGCCCTGGCGCCCGACGACGGCTGGGCCGTCGGGAGCCGGGGACAGACCCACCACGCCCTGGGGCAGTACGACGAGGCGATCGCCGATCTGGACATGGCCGTACGGCTGTTGCCCGAGACGGCATGGGTGCTGGCCGAACGGGGTGAAGTCCATGCGACGGTGGAGCAGTTCGAGGCCGCCTACCGGGATCTGGACCGGGCGATCGAGCTGGATCCGCAGTATCGCTGGGCGCTGGCTTCCCGGGCACACCTGCATCTGAGCACCGGCAGGCCGCTGCGGGCCCTCGCCGATCTCGACCGGTGCCTCGCGCTCGGCCACGACCCGGCCCGGACCCACGTCCGGCGTGCTTCGGTGCTGCTCTCGCTCGGGAGGATGCCGGACGCGCTGGCCGCGCTGGACACGGCCGAGGAGGCAGGGGCCGACTCGACCCGTGCCCTCGCTTCCAGGACGGAGGCTCTGCGGCGGTCCGGCCGCTACGACGAGGCGCGGGCGGTGGCGCGTCGCCTGCTCGAAACCGAACCCTGCGAGGGATCCTTCCACCTCGCGATGGAACTGGCCCTGCGGGAAGGCCTGGAGTCCGCGGCCCCGCTCTTCCGCGACGCCGAACGCCTCCTCCTGACGGACGAGGAACCGCCCGGGCCGGCCTCGCCGCCTTCCCGCACCCAGGCCGGCGAGCTGGCCGTGACGGCCTGCGCGCTCGGCGACTGGGCGCGAGCGGACAGGCTCCTCGACCTCTTCCTCGCCACCGGGTCCGTGTACGACGAGCTGGCCGACGCAGCCGCCTACCTCACCGAACTGGCGCGCTGCCCGCGTGCCGACACCACCCGGCTCGCCGAACGGCTCCAGCGCGTGACGGAGGTCCGGGACGCGCTGAAGCCGGACGACGACATCGCGGACGACATCGCGGACGACATGGCGGACGACATCGCGGACGAGCCGAGCTGA
- a CDS encoding bifunctional FO biosynthesis protein CofGH, with protein sequence MTDHQAADQAGEQPGRPTANAMRRALRRARDGVALDTGEAAVLLQARGEDLADLCASAARVRDAGLEAAGRAGVITYSKSVFIPLTRLCRDKCHYCTFATVPGKLRRAGHGMFMSPDEVLDIARRGAELGCKEALITLGDKPEDRWPEAREWLEAEGYDDTIAYVRAMAIRILEETGLLPHLNPGVMTWTDFQRLKPVAPSMGMMLETTATRLWSEPGGPHHGSPDKEPAVRLRVLEDAGRSSVPFTSGLLIGIGETYEERAESLFALRRISRAYHGIQELIIQNFRAKPDTAMRGMPDAELDDLVATIAVARHIMGPSGCLQAPPNLVDEEYGRLIAAGIDDWGGVSPLTPDHVNPERPWPQIELLAERSADAGFRLRERLAVYPEFVQRGEPWLDPRLLPHVRALADPATGLADADAMPVGLPWQEPDEGFTASGRTDLHRTIDTDGRTSDRRDDFDDVYGDWESLREAAAPGMVPSRIDTDVRQALATAADDPTRLTDDEALALLHADGPALDALCRIADELRRDVVGDDVTYIVTRNINFTNVCYTGCRFCAFAQRRTDADAYTLSLDQVADRAQQAWDVGAVEVCMQGGIHPDLPGTAYFDIARAVRTRVPDMHVHAFSPMEVVNGASRTGMSIREWLTAAKEAGLDSIPGTAAEILDDEVRWVLTKGKLPTATWIEVITTAHELGIRSSSTMMYGHVDQPRHWLGHFRTLARIQQETGGFTEFVTLPFIHTNAPVYLAGIARPGPTTRDNRAVTAMARLLLHPHIPNIQTSWVKLGAEGAAEMLRSGANDLGGTLMEETISRMAGSSYGSYRSIQDLTAIAEAAGRPARPRTTLYGEVPAERQRTAVASDGHLPELLPVLEQG encoded by the coding sequence ATGACGGATCACCAGGCCGCAGACCAGGCTGGAGAACAGCCCGGACGTCCCACCGCCAACGCCATGCGCCGCGCCCTCAGGCGTGCCAGGGACGGTGTTGCCCTCGACACCGGCGAGGCCGCCGTGCTGTTGCAGGCGCGCGGGGAGGATCTCGCGGACCTGTGCGCGTCCGCGGCGCGGGTGCGGGACGCGGGGCTGGAGGCGGCCGGGCGGGCCGGGGTGATCACGTACTCGAAGAGCGTGTTCATCCCGCTGACCCGGCTCTGCCGCGACAAGTGCCACTACTGCACCTTCGCGACCGTCCCCGGGAAGCTGCGGCGGGCCGGCCACGGGATGTTCATGTCGCCGGACGAGGTGCTGGACATCGCACGGCGCGGGGCCGAGCTGGGCTGCAAGGAAGCGCTGATCACGCTCGGGGACAAGCCGGAGGACCGCTGGCCCGAGGCGCGTGAGTGGCTGGAGGCCGAGGGCTACGACGACACCATCGCGTACGTACGGGCCATGGCGATCCGCATCCTGGAGGAGACCGGGCTGCTGCCGCACCTCAACCCCGGGGTGATGACCTGGACGGACTTCCAGCGGCTCAAGCCCGTCGCGCCCTCCATGGGCATGATGCTGGAGACCACCGCCACCCGTCTGTGGTCCGAGCCGGGCGGCCCCCACCACGGATCGCCGGACAAGGAGCCGGCGGTACGGCTGCGGGTGCTGGAGGACGCCGGACGCAGCTCGGTGCCGTTCACCAGCGGGCTGCTGATCGGGATCGGTGAGACGTACGAGGAGCGCGCCGAGTCGCTGTTCGCGCTGCGCCGGATCTCCCGTGCCTACCACGGCATCCAGGAGCTGATCATCCAGAACTTCCGCGCCAAGCCGGACACGGCGATGCGTGGCATGCCGGACGCCGAGCTGGACGACCTCGTCGCGACCATCGCCGTCGCCCGGCACATCATGGGACCGTCCGGCTGTCTCCAGGCCCCGCCGAACCTGGTGGACGAGGAGTACGGGCGGCTCATCGCGGCCGGTATCGACGACTGGGGCGGCGTGTCGCCCCTGACGCCCGACCACGTCAACCCCGAGCGGCCGTGGCCGCAGATCGAGCTGCTCGCCGAGCGATCCGCCGACGCCGGCTTCCGGCTGCGCGAACGACTCGCGGTCTACCCGGAGTTCGTGCAGCGCGGCGAGCCCTGGCTGGACCCGAGGCTCCTGCCGCACGTACGGGCGCTCGCCGACCCGGCGACGGGCCTGGCCGACGCGGACGCCATGCCCGTGGGCCTGCCGTGGCAGGAGCCGGACGAGGGGTTCACGGCGAGCGGCCGTACCGATCTGCACCGCACCATCGACACCGATGGGCGGACCTCCGACCGCCGCGACGACTTCGACGACGTGTACGGCGACTGGGAGTCCCTGCGCGAGGCCGCCGCGCCCGGCATGGTGCCGTCGCGCATCGACACCGACGTACGGCAGGCCCTGGCCACGGCCGCCGACGACCCGACGAGGCTCACCGACGACGAGGCCCTCGCCCTGCTGCACGCCGACGGGCCCGCCCTCGACGCGCTGTGCCGCATCGCCGACGAGCTGCGCCGCGATGTCGTCGGCGACGACGTCACGTACATCGTCACGCGCAACATCAACTTCACCAACGTCTGCTACACCGGCTGCCGCTTCTGCGCCTTCGCCCAGCGGCGCACGGACGCCGACGCCTACACCCTCTCGCTCGACCAGGTCGCCGACCGGGCCCAGCAGGCGTGGGACGTCGGCGCGGTCGAGGTGTGCATGCAGGGCGGCATCCACCCCGACCTGCCCGGCACGGCGTACTTCGACATCGCGCGGGCCGTCAGGACCAGGGTCCCCGACATGCACGTGCACGCCTTCTCACCCATGGAGGTCGTCAACGGGGCCTCACGCACCGGGATGTCGATCCGCGAGTGGCTCACGGCCGCGAAGGAGGCCGGGCTCGACTCGATCCCCGGCACGGCCGCGGAGATCCTCGACGACGAGGTGAGGTGGGTCCTGACCAAGGGCAAGCTGCCGACCGCCACCTGGATCGAGGTCATCACGACGGCGCACGAGCTGGGCATCCGCTCGTCGTCGACGATGATGTACGGGCACGTCGACCAGCCCCGGCACTGGCTCGGCCACTTCCGTACGCTGGCCCGGATCCAGCAGGAGACGGGCGGGTTCACCGAGTTCGTGACGCTGCCCTTCATCCACACCAACGCACCGGTGTACCTGGCCGGAATCGCCCGGCCCGGGCCGACGACCCGCGACAACCGCGCGGTGACGGCCATGGCCCGGCTGCTCCTGCACCCCCACATCCCCAACATCCAGACCAGTTGGGTGAAGCTCGGCGCGGAGGGCGCGGCCGAGATGCTGCGCTCCGGCGCCAACGATCTCGGCGGCACGCTGATGGAGGAGACCATCTCCCGCATGGCCGGGTCGAGTTACGGCTCGTACCGCTCCATCCAGGACCTGACCGCCATCGCCGAGGCCGCGGGCAGGCCGGCCAGGCCCCGTACGACGCTGTACGGGGAGGTCCCGGCCGAGCGGCAGCGGACCGCGGTGGCGTCCGACGGGCATCTGCCGGAGCTGCTGCCGGTGTTGGAGCAGGGCTGA
- a CDS encoding SseB family protein codes for MTDNGDDIPGRDQPSKLAELADWTISPPSPPQAEAPTPDAGQAPSASAPPVTSTSRVQTADDAPAAARRGFARLLGEFRRTAVLVPLDAYGSLWTADQGGVRWICAFSDEEALARFAQVQGNTRREWKYRTILGARLLDVMVPMLAGPGGVALDAGSDDGMLFPPVEGIVPDAAAVDLGDSGGT; via the coding sequence GTGACTGACAACGGGGACGACATACCAGGGCGCGACCAGCCCTCAAAACTCGCCGAGTTGGCGGACTGGACGATATCCCCTCCGTCACCTCCGCAGGCCGAGGCGCCCACACCCGACGCCGGACAGGCGCCCTCGGCGAGCGCGCCGCCGGTGACGAGCACGTCCCGCGTCCAGACTGCGGACGATGCGCCGGCCGCCGCCCGACGGGGGTTTGCGCGGTTGCTCGGGGAATTCCGGCGTACCGCCGTGCTGGTGCCCTTGGATGCTTACGGCAGCCTCTGGACCGCCGACCAGGGCGGTGTCCGCTGGATCTGCGCCTTCTCCGACGAGGAGGCTCTGGCGCGGTTCGCCCAGGTCCAGGGAAACACCCGGCGCGAGTGGAAGTACCGGACGATCCTCGGCGCGCGGCTGCTGGACGTGATGGTGCCCATGCTGGCCGGGCCCGGCGGCGTGGCGCTGGACGCGGGCAGCGACGACGGCATGTTGTTCCCGCCGGTCGAAGGCATCGTGCCCGACGCGGCGGCAGTTGATCTCGGTGATTCGGGGGGTACGTGA